The DNA sequence CAGACGCCGGGCGCGTTTGAGCGACGTCACCCTGCTGGCGGTGACCGGGTGGCTGGCGCTGCGCTCGGGCCGGCACATTCCGCTGTTCGCCCTGGCGGCTACGCCGCTGCTGGCCGGGCATGCCTGGGACTGGATCCGCCAGCAAAGTTGGGGGAGATGGCTGGAACAGCCGGAGACTCCCCTGACGGCAACCAAGAGGTTGATGAACGCGACGGTGCTGGCGGTGGTGATTGCCGCCTGCGGGCTGTATTTCGCAAACGTAATCGCGAGCCAGCCCCAAGCGGAATCGGAGATTTTTCCGCGGCGTGCGGTCCAGTTCCTGAGACGGGAGAAGCCGCCGACGCCGATGTATCACCGCTACGACTGGGGTGGATACCTGCTGTGGAACCTGTACCCGGACTACCGCAGCTATATCGACGGCCGGGCAGACCTCTACGGGGATGAGTTCATGATGGAGTACTTCCGCACCTACCGTGGGCGGCCCCGGTGGCAGGAAACGCTGGAGCGGTTCGAGGTGAAGACAGCGATGGTGGAGCCCCTTTCGGCCATCGCCAGCCTGCTGCGGCAGGATCCGAACTGGACCAAGGTGTACGAAGACGACCAGGCGGTGGTGTTTGTGAAAAGGCAGTAGCCAGTTGCCAGTGGTCAGTAACCAGAGAAAGCTCCCCTTCCCCCTCCGGTTTCCGGTTCCGCTCTCCGCTCTGCCCTGCTGAGGCCCCACCGGGAGCTACCCCCCCCACTATCAGGCGGGGGCAGGCTCCACTGTCGCCCGGGTAGAGCAGCCACGTTGGTGGGGTGTCTCAGAAATCGGACAGTGGGGCAGGTTACTACGGCGGTTACCGCGTGTAATCGAAAGATAATAAAGAAAATATACATCCGGCTCTGGACTCTGATTTGCCCCCAAATTGCAGATATGAGGGCGAAATCGAGCGCTGGGGGCGCAAGCTCACCGGGGTTCGGGAGGAGACAACAGACATGAAGGACGTTCTTCGCAAGATGTGGCGGGATGACGAGGGCCAGGACATCGCGGAATACGCGCTGATGCTGGCGGTCATTCTGGTAGTCGTGATCGGGGCAGTCCGCCTGATCGGTACGAACGCGAGCAACATCTTCAACGCGGCTTCGGACCAGCTGACAACCCCGTAGGCGAGGCGGGGGAAGGAGGCAATCCGGGCCAGGCCCGATCCACCCTTGCGCTTCCCCAGGCTTTCGGAGTCCTATCGCCGGGATAGGGCGGCAGTGGCAGTACCCGGCTTTGTAACCAACCCTTGGAAGCCCAGTGGAGGAGACCATGAAGGAACTCGTCTGGAAGATGTGGAAGGATGACAAGGGCGAGGACATCGCCGAGTACGCGCTGATGCTGGCGGTGATTCTCGTCGTGGTGATCGGGGCGGTGCGCCTGATCGGGACGAACGCGAGCAACATCTTCAATTCCGCGTCGGACCAACTGACCACGCCGTAGGGTGTGCTGGATGCGAGCGGCAGGTGGGGTGACACCCCGTCCCATCCTGCCGCTCCCGGTTTTTTGAGCCATAATAGGAAGCCCAAGACCAGGAGACGCGAGGCGCCGTTATGTCGGAATGGTTGTGGCAAGCCTTTGTGATCGCCTTCGTGGTGACCTGCGCCATCGGAGACGCACGCTGGCGAAAAATCCCGCGGGCGTTCACCACCTGCGGAGTGATCGCCGGGCTGGCCTTCCATCTGTGGAGCGGGGGGCTGGCTTCGGCCGCAGCGGCGGCGTTCCTGGGATTCGCGGTCGGCCTGGCGTTTTTCCAGTTGGGGGCGATCGGCGGCGGAGACGTGAAGCTGATGGCGGCGCTGGGAGCGCTGCTGGGCCTGCAGCCTTGGCTGGTGGCCATGCAAATCGCGGTGTTCGTGGCGGCGCTGATGGCGGTGGCGCAGATCTTCAAGCGCGGCGCCTGGCGACAGACGCTCGAAAACATGCGGGAGATCCTGCGGGCACTGAAGGCGCAGGGGCTGCGGGCGCATCCCGTACTGCACGTGAGGAACGCCGCCATGATCCGGGCGCCGTTCGGCGTGGCCGCGGCCTGCGGGACCCTGTTCGCGCTGGTGGCACGATGAGGAACCAACGCAGTTACGAGCGTGGGGCCACGGTGCTGGAAGGCGCGGTCACGGTTCTTCTTTTCTTCACTCTGATTTTGGCGAACATCGAGTTCGGACGGGCGTACAATCAGTACCAAGTCATGACGAACGCGGCGCGCGAGGGCGCACGGTTTTCGGTGGCACCCTTCGCCGGAACCGGCACACTGCCGACCACGACCGACGTGGAGGCACAGGTGCAGCGGTTCCTGGACAGCGCGGGGGTTCGGGGGTCGACGGTTTCGGTGAACCAGAGCGTGACCGGGACCGTGAACAATGTGCAGGTCTTTCATACGCAGGTGACGGTGAACGCCCCTTATACGTTCTTCTTTTTCCGCTTCGGGTCGGTAGCCATGGGCGCAACCGCCACGATGCGCAACGAGAACTCCCCCTGAGCCGGGAGGAGGCATCCGAAGCATGAGGCGGTTGCAAGCGCGACACAGGGAACGGGGAACACAGATCGTAGAGATGGCAGTGGCGCTGCCGCTCCTGCTGTTCATGGCGCTGGTAGTGATCGAGGGGGCGGGCATGGTGCGCACGCACCAGGTGCTCAACAACGCCGCGCGAGAAGCGGCGCACCTCTCGACGTTTCAGTGGAACAAGGATACTCCCAACTTCTCGGCCACCCCTGCCCTCAAGAACCAGGCGGTGGCCTACGCGGCGGCCAACGGCGTGACCATCACGGCGGCCGATGTGACCATCAACCAATGCGTCATTCAGACGACGCCGGGCGGGGCAAACTCCTGGGCGTCGCGAGTGGCGGTACAGACCAACTATCAGTTTCGCTACTTGCCGAATATCCCGTTCATGGGCGCACCGGTTTCGGTGCCGATCGCCGGGCGGGCGGAGTTTATCAACTTTTACGGGTGTTAGCCCAGGGAGGGCCGAATGGACCGGAGAAGGTTCCTCATTGTGGGAATGGTAGCGGTGGGGCTGGCGGCGCTGGTGAGCTTTGGAGCGCTGCGCATTCTGCGGGGCGCGCAGGCCGATTCCGGCACCACCACCAACGTAGTGGTAGCCGCCAAGGCGTTGCAGGTAGGGCAGCAGATCCAGCTCTCGGACCTGCAGCTGGTGAGATTGCCGTCGGGACAATTGCCGCAAGGCGTCTTCCGTGACCTGAAGGAAGTGGCAGGCCGGGGCGTGATCGTACCGATCGCAGAAAAAGAAGTGGTGCTGAACAGCAAGCTGGCGCCGCGCGAGGCAGGCGCGGGGTTGCCGCCCAAGATCCCGCAGGGCATGCGGGCGGTCTCGGTACGGGTGCGGGAGGACATCTCGGTAGCCGGCTTTGTGCAGCCGGGAACGCGGGTGGACGTTCTACTGACCGGTACGCCGCCCGACATGACCGACGCGCAGACCGTGACCACCACGGTGCTGGAGAACGTGGAGGTGCTGACGGCAAACCAGGACCTGCAGGCCAAAGAGCCCTCCAAGAAGGAGACCACGGTGGTGACGCTGCTGGTGTCGCCGGAGGACGCGCAAAGGCTGACGCTGGCGACCACGCAGGGACGCATTCACCTGTCGCTGCGGAATCCGCTGGATCGGGATGAAGTGAAACCCAAAGGGACGTTCTACGGAGACCTGTACGTGGAAGCGGGCGCGCCGGAGCACCGTCGAGGCATGCGAGTGGCCGCGCAGCCCCAGGTGGCTGCGGCCAGAAAGAAGCAGCCGGTGGTACCCGCGCCGAGCAAGGTGTACGTGGTGGAGATGATTCGCGGGGACAAGCGTGACGAAGCCAAATTCTAACTGCCAGAATCCGGGGGACGGAGCGAGACGATGACACAAAGCGAGAGGCGATGGCTGTCGTTGTGGAGTCTGGTAGTAGCAGCGGCGCTGGCAACAGCGCCGGCGACCAAGGCGATGCAAGCGGCAGCCGAGGCGGGAGCCATGATGCCCAAGAAGGCTCCGACCAGCCTGGGAAAAGCGGTGTCGGGCGCCCAACAGGGAGCCGCCGAGGCCCTGGGTTCGGTGACACCGGGGGCCGTGAGCCCGGGGGCGCCGGCATCTGCGGAGATGGCGGGAGAAGCGGGGATGCCGCAGGAGGGCTTCCCGGAGGGCTCAGTGCCGCTGCGCGTGCTCTCGGGCAAGTCCATCCTGGTGAACACGACGGACCGACTGAAGCGAGTGGCGGTGAGCGATCCAACCATAGCCGACGCGCTGGTGGTGACCCCGACGCAGATTCTGGTGCACGGACGCCAGCCGGGCGAGGTGTCGCTGGTGCTGTGGGACGAAGCCGAGCGGTCGCGCAGCTTCGACCTGCGGGTGGACGTGGATGCGACCTCGGCGGCGGAGGAAATCCATCGTATTTTCCCCAGTGAGAAGATCGACGTGTCGGCCTCGCGCAACGCCATCGTGCTCTCCGGACACGTGAGCAGCGAGGAGATCCAGAAGAACGCCGGAGCGCTGGCCGGAGCGTATGCCAAGTCTGTGGTCAACGTGCTGACCTTCGGTCCGTACGAGCCCCAGGAAGTGCTGCTGCAGGTGAAGTTCGCGGAAGTGAACCGGGACGCTTTGCAGCGCTACGCGGTCAATCTGTTCTCGACCAACGTGTCCCTGCTCGGGCAGACGGGCACGGGCACCCGGCCGCCGGTGAACCTGAGCGACACGGATGTCAAGGATGTTGCGGAGAATGCCCTCAGTAGCGACCTGAACATCAATCCGCTCAATATCTTCCTGTTCCGAGGGGACGTGCACCTGGCAGCGGCTATCCAGGCGCTGAAGCAAAAATCGCTGGCCCAGATCCTGGCCGAGCCTAACCTGATCGCGCTGAACGGGAAGGAAGCCAGCTTCCTGGCGGGCGGCGAATTCCCCATTCCCAT is a window from the Terriglobales bacterium genome containing:
- a CDS encoding Flp family type IVb pilin, whose translation is MKDVLRKMWRDDEGQDIAEYALMLAVILVVVIGAVRLIGTNASNIFNAASDQLTTP
- a CDS encoding A24 family peptidase — encoded protein: MSEWLWQAFVIAFVVTCAIGDARWRKIPRAFTTCGVIAGLAFHLWSGGLASAAAAAFLGFAVGLAFFQLGAIGGGDVKLMAALGALLGLQPWLVAMQIAVFVAALMAVAQIFKRGAWRQTLENMREILRALKAQGLRAHPVLHVRNAAMIRAPFGVAAACGTLFALVAR
- a CDS encoding TadE family protein, whose protein sequence is MLEGAVTVLLFFTLILANIEFGRAYNQYQVMTNAAREGARFSVAPFAGTGTLPTTTDVEAQVQRFLDSAGVRGSTVSVNQSVTGTVNNVQVFHTQVTVNAPYTFFFFRFGSVAMGATATMRNENSP
- a CDS encoding TadE/TadG family type IV pilus assembly protein, producing MRRLQARHRERGTQIVEMAVALPLLLFMALVVIEGAGMVRTHQVLNNAAREAAHLSTFQWNKDTPNFSATPALKNQAVAYAAANGVTITAADVTINQCVIQTTPGGANSWASRVAVQTNYQFRYLPNIPFMGAPVSVPIAGRAEFINFYGC
- the cpaB gene encoding Flp pilus assembly protein CpaB, with the translated sequence MDRRRFLIVGMVAVGLAALVSFGALRILRGAQADSGTTTNVVVAAKALQVGQQIQLSDLQLVRLPSGQLPQGVFRDLKEVAGRGVIVPIAEKEVVLNSKLAPREAGAGLPPKIPQGMRAVSVRVREDISVAGFVQPGTRVDVLLTGTPPDMTDAQTVTTTVLENVEVLTANQDLQAKEPSKKETTVVTLLVSPEDAQRLTLATTQGRIHLSLRNPLDRDEVKPKGTFYGDLYVEAGAPEHRRGMRVAAQPQVAAARKKQPVVPAPSKVYVVEMIRGDKRDEAKF
- a CDS encoding type II and III secretion system protein family protein is translated as MTQSERRWLSLWSLVVAAALATAPATKAMQAAAEAGAMMPKKAPTSLGKAVSGAQQGAAEALGSVTPGAVSPGAPASAEMAGEAGMPQEGFPEGSVPLRVLSGKSILVNTTDRLKRVAVSDPTIADALVVTPTQILVHGRQPGEVSLVLWDEAERSRSFDLRVDVDATSAAEEIHRIFPSEKIDVSASRNAIVLSGHVSSEEIQKNAGALAGAYAKSVVNVLTFGPYEPQEVLLQVKFAEVNRDALQRYAVNLFSTNVSLLGQTGTGTRPPVNLSDTDVKDVAENALSSDLNINPLNIFLFRGDVHLAAAIQALKQKSLAQILAEPNLIALNGKEASFLAGGEFPIPIVQGGGNVGNVTVQFKEFGVRLKFTPYIMPTGNIRLKVAPEVSQLDFANGVTLSGFTIPALITRRAETELELQDGQSFLIAGLMDNRVANVAAKIPGLGDIPIIGHLFRSKFNQKTTGELMVLVTARKVSPSVDLPPGPQFPQDFLDKQKFDKSKPKEGGK